The Niallia alba genome includes a window with the following:
- the rhaM gene encoding L-rhamnose mutarotase: MKRIASIMFIKPGYENEYKNRHDELWPEMEEALKQHGATNYSIYLHRESQVLFAYLEVADEETYELISQTAICRKWWKYMAPIMETNEDYSPVTHKLEEVFHLD; this comes from the coding sequence ATGAAAAGAATAGCATCTATTATGTTTATTAAACCCGGATATGAAAACGAATACAAAAATAGGCATGATGAACTTTGGCCAGAAATGGAGGAAGCGTTGAAACAGCATGGTGCCACCAATTATTCTATTTACCTTCATCGTGAATCGCAAGTGTTATTTGCTTATTTAGAAGTAGCGGATGAAGAGACATATGAACTTATCTCCCAAACAGCAATATGCAGAAAATGGTGGAAATACATGGCGCCAATAATGGAAACAAATGAAGATTATAGTCCTGTAACCCATAAATTAGAAGAAGTTTTTCATTTAGACTAA
- a CDS encoding glycoside hydrolase family 88 protein: MSDNEKWLEEAWEFVIEKTTRNNETIGANFPHASVDKKYVLEDPEWWTAGFWPGLLWQVYQENKDDALRKTAEQCEANLDYLLSDSEKLDHDMGFMWTLTSLANYKLTGNKESRRRGLLAANFLLGRFNAQGNYIRAWNAWSKKEDNRGVAIIDCMMNLPLLYWASEETGDPRFKIAAEKHAETVKKHFIQPDGSVHHIVVFDPETGEVVDKLGGQGYAPDSAWSRGTAWALYGLTLSYLHTNNIEFLYAAKSVSHFFLSNLRPNECPAWDFRIPEDGEKRYSYPDSSAGSIAACGLLMLGKLVTDFEKPIYQEAGANLLKTLYTTCATKEDKEEEGLLNNGTSHFPEQKNVDVPLIYGDYFFVEALNVLRQKDVLFW; this comes from the coding sequence ATGAGTGATAACGAAAAATGGCTTGAAGAAGCTTGGGAGTTTGTAATAGAGAAAACAACTCGAAATAATGAAACGATTGGTGCGAATTTTCCACATGCAAGTGTAGACAAGAAATATGTATTGGAAGATCCTGAATGGTGGACTGCTGGTTTCTGGCCAGGACTTTTATGGCAGGTATATCAAGAAAATAAGGATGACGCACTTAGAAAAACGGCAGAACAGTGTGAAGCGAACTTGGATTATTTATTGTCTGATTCAGAAAAATTAGATCATGATATGGGGTTTATGTGGACGCTGACGAGTCTAGCAAATTATAAACTTACTGGTAATAAGGAATCAAGAAGAAGAGGTTTATTAGCAGCCAATTTTTTATTAGGTAGATTTAATGCACAGGGCAATTATATTCGTGCATGGAATGCTTGGTCAAAGAAGGAGGATAACCGAGGCGTTGCAATAATTGATTGCATGATGAATCTTCCATTGTTATATTGGGCTTCAGAAGAAACTGGGGACCCGCGTTTCAAAATAGCTGCCGAAAAGCATGCAGAAACTGTTAAAAAGCATTTTATTCAGCCAGATGGTTCTGTGCATCATATTGTTGTCTTTGATCCAGAAACAGGCGAAGTAGTAGATAAGCTTGGTGGTCAAGGCTATGCACCAGATAGTGCTTGGTCAAGAGGAACTGCTTGGGCATTATATGGTTTGACTCTTTCCTATTTGCATACTAATAATATAGAATTTTTATATGCGGCAAAATCAGTTTCCCATTTCTTTCTTTCTAATCTTCGTCCAAATGAATGTCCAGCTTGGGATTTTCGTATTCCTGAAGACGGAGAAAAACGATATTCCTACCCTGATTCATCGGCAGGTTCGATTGCAGCTTGTGGGTTACTCATGCTTGGGAAACTTGTAACTGATTTTGAAAAGCCAATATATCAGGAGGCAGGAGCAAATTTATTAAAAACTCTCTACACTACTTGTGCTACAAAAGAAGACAAAGAAGAGGAAGGTTTACTAAATAACGGAACAAGTCATTTTCCAGAGCAAAAGAATGTGGATGTTCCTTTAATTTATGGAGACTATTTTTTTGTTGAGGCTCTTAACGTATTGCGGCAAAAGGATGTTTTATTTTGGTGA
- a CDS encoding ATP-binding protein has translation MSEHISYQTIVIQDHTEKEWKDKLNKDLRDWLSEDFMLSVGIGEAVNNAIEHGEFPVILELQYTKHTVDMRIKDHGKGFNVAKKFHDIEKYGTEKLLSDIVLEERGRGILMMMKIFQKVHYNERGNEVFLWRERRENAEAI, from the coding sequence ATGAGTGAACATATTAGCTATCAAACGATAGTAATACAGGATCATACAGAGAAAGAATGGAAAGATAAATTAAATAAGGATTTAAGAGATTGGTTGTCTGAGGATTTTATGCTTAGTGTGGGAATCGGTGAAGCTGTAAATAATGCTATTGAACATGGGGAGTTTCCTGTTATTTTAGAACTACAATATACAAAGCATACTGTCGATATGCGGATTAAAGATCATGGAAAAGGATTTAATGTGGCAAAGAAATTTCATGATATCGAAAAATATGGTACAGAAAAGCTTTTGAGTGATATTGTGCTTGAGGAACGAGGAAGAGGTATTTTAATGATGATGAAAATCTTTCAAAAAGTGCACTATAATGAAAGAGGCAACGAAGTATTTTTATGGAGAGAAAGGAGGGAAAATGCAGAAGCCATATAA
- a CDS encoding GNAT family N-acetyltransferase — protein MEKVTYSNIHKEGNQIKETTNWIHIHNAEMLLQYDSNYIQFKAMPTIMEFELVEEYLKEFHQRTGQKHLKFIFPENQKFTKELLDHIVRNLHYDVGLTELYAIDPSEFPALSHIEEILIKEVTEDNFEDYLQLEYNQDLEYGIDFAKGKTEIYRKNFKNPQFLQVIAYYKGKAAGALEVIIADKTVEIDGIFVIEAYQRKGIAARMQKMVMDLFPNKTIILLADGEDTPKEMYKMQNYQKQGFQYEALKENFHA, from the coding sequence ATGGAGAAAGTGACCTATAGCAACATCCATAAGGAAGGAAATCAAATAAAGGAAACTACTAATTGGATACATATTCATAATGCAGAAATGCTCCTTCAGTATGACAGTAATTACATCCAATTTAAAGCAATGCCTACAATAATGGAATTTGAGCTGGTAGAAGAATACCTGAAAGAGTTTCATCAAAGAACTGGGCAGAAGCATCTTAAATTTATTTTTCCAGAAAATCAAAAATTTACGAAAGAGCTACTAGACCATATTGTTCGTAACCTTCACTATGATGTGGGATTGACGGAGCTTTATGCAATTGATCCCAGTGAATTTCCTGCATTGTCGCATATAGAGGAGATTCTGATTAAGGAAGTAACGGAGGATAATTTTGAGGATTATTTACAATTGGAATATAATCAGGATTTAGAATATGGAATAGATTTTGCTAAAGGCAAAACAGAAATCTATCGGAAAAATTTTAAAAATCCTCAATTTTTGCAAGTAATAGCTTATTATAAAGGAAAAGCAGCTGGTGCTTTAGAAGTAATTATAGCAGATAAAACGGTCGAAATTGACGGAATTTTTGTAATTGAAGCATATCAACGAAAAGGGATTGCCGCTCGAATGCAAAAAATGGTGATGGATTTATTTCCAAATAAGACCATCATTTTATTAGCAGATGGAGAGGATACGCCAAAAGAAATGTATAAAATGCAAAACTATCAAAAACAAGGATTTCAATATGAAGCATTGAAGGAAAATTTCCATGCTTAA
- a CDS encoding asparaginase, whose product MNEPMLVYRGQYVESTHTIHVAVVNKEGRLLYSYGNPNRMTFPRSSMKPFQAIPLLETGAADTYSYNNAEIAIACASHAGESFHRETILQLLERLGIKEDHLQCGTHTPWNLTSYKELLRNGGDVTPVFSNCSGKHTGMLATAIHMKEDISTYREIEHPHQQRILEAIEDICDFPKENIKLSVDGCGVPVHQLPLYHTALGYARLASPDAIKSEERRNIVKRIRDSMMEFPEMVGGTRRFDTDLMTAYQGQIVSKAGAEAVQCMGLVEEGIGIAIKVEDGGARAVNVAAMEVLSQLGYKEEKIFADLERYVHAPVLNARKEKIGEIRANFALEKRI is encoded by the coding sequence TTGAATGAGCCGATGCTTGTCTATCGTGGACAATATGTGGAAAGTACACATACTATTCATGTTGCTGTAGTAAATAAAGAAGGTAGATTACTATATTCCTATGGAAATCCAAATAGGATGACATTTCCTAGGTCGTCGATGAAGCCATTTCAAGCGATTCCGCTTTTAGAAACAGGAGCTGCAGATACCTATTCTTATAATAATGCTGAAATAGCAATTGCTTGCGCTTCTCACGCAGGAGAATCCTTCCATAGAGAAACCATTCTTCAGCTGTTAGAAAGACTAGGCATTAAGGAAGATCATCTGCAATGTGGAACCCATACACCATGGAACTTAACAAGCTATAAAGAGTTGTTGCGAAATGGGGGAGATGTGACACCTGTTTTCAGTAATTGTTCTGGTAAGCATACTGGTATGCTGGCAACTGCTATTCACATGAAAGAAGATATCTCCACTTATCGGGAAATAGAGCATCCACATCAACAACGAATTTTAGAGGCGATTGAAGACATATGTGATTTTCCGAAAGAAAATATAAAGCTTAGTGTAGATGGTTGTGGCGTACCAGTCCATCAATTACCTCTATATCATACAGCACTTGGTTATGCAAGACTAGCAAGCCCAGATGCTATTAAATCCGAAGAGCGCAGAAATATAGTGAAACGGATAAGAGATAGCATGATGGAATTTCCTGAAATGGTTGGTGGTACAAGGAGATTTGATACGGACTTAATGACTGCATATCAAGGACAGATTGTTTCAAAAGCAGGTGCTGAGGCCGTTCAGTGTATGGGGCTTGTTGAAGAAGGAATCGGAATTGCGATTAAGGTGGAAGATGGGGGAGCACGAGCAGTAAATGTTGCAGCAATGGAGGTACTAAGTCAGCTAGGCTATAAAGAGGAGAAAATTTTTGCTGATTTAGAAAGATATGTGCATGCTCCAGTGCTCAATGCAAGAAAAGAAAAAATTGGCGAAATACGTGCAAATTTCGCTTTGGAAAAGAGAATCTGA
- a CDS encoding CPBP family intramembrane glutamic endopeptidase codes for MKHYLNVTEGKNKWPRYLFSILLAVGFMIAGSIIYFIIELLRVELDGNDATYLDLDTGMVVGGNGTISLLLTHIIYIISLVGLWIGVRFIHKRKFRTLITGEKRVNWKKIGWGFAVFTGLFLVTSGLDFLINAADYTWNNVSFSEYVYLFLVVILFVPIQTTVEELLFRGLLLQWVGKKLKNPVLLALIVGLIFGSLHFANPEMNHSALLVGLDYLFVGFALTFIAVKTGSLELSIGAHAANNMMIFLLFTYDDSVAGDIPSLFRIIDTSPLYSLIWSIVIFVSFYLLIRKKYGVK; via the coding sequence TTGAAACATTATTTGAACGTAACAGAAGGAAAAAATAAATGGCCGCGCTATTTATTTTCCATTTTATTGGCTGTTGGCTTTATGATAGCAGGTTCCATTATTTATTTTATTATTGAGTTACTGCGCGTGGAGTTAGATGGGAACGATGCTACATATTTGGATCTAGATACAGGAATGGTAGTTGGCGGAAATGGCACTATCAGCTTATTATTGACACATATTATTTATATCATTTCTTTAGTTGGTCTATGGATTGGAGTACGTTTTATTCACAAAAGAAAATTCCGGACATTGATTACTGGCGAAAAAAGAGTGAATTGGAAAAAGATAGGCTGGGGATTTGCCGTATTTACTGGACTATTCCTAGTTACATCAGGTTTGGATTTCTTAATAAATGCAGCTGATTATACATGGAATAATGTTTCATTTTCTGAGTATGTCTATTTATTCCTTGTCGTAATTCTGTTTGTTCCGATTCAAACGACGGTAGAAGAGCTTTTATTTAGGGGATTATTGCTACAATGGGTTGGAAAAAAATTGAAGAATCCCGTTCTATTAGCACTTATTGTGGGACTGATTTTTGGATCCTTGCATTTTGCAAATCCTGAAATGAATCATTCTGCACTATTAGTGGGATTAGATTATTTGTTTGTAGGATTTGCTCTAACCTTTATAGCTGTAAAAACAGGCAGTTTAGAGTTATCTATTGGTGCACATGCGGCGAATAATATGATGATCTTCTTATTATTTACATACGATGATTCTGTTGCAGGAGATATCCCAAGTCTTTTTAGAATTATCGATACAAGTCCATTGTATTCCTTAATCTGGTCGATTGTCATTTTTGTTTCTTTTTATTTGTTGATTAGGAAAAAATATGGAGTAAAATAA